The Colias croceus chromosome 3, ilColCroc2.1 genome includes a region encoding these proteins:
- the LOC123705968 gene encoding uncharacterized protein LOC123705968 isoform X1 yields MGAPSDWQLECTELKQRGAYLLQTGQWSDCTFLVGSEPNQEVIAGHKLILAMASPVFEAMFYGGMPERNDPIPILDVQIDAFKDLLEYIYTGNINLCSFDKACELCYGAKKYMLPHLVKECTRYLWSDLYPRNACRAYEFARLFDENVLMEKCLQIISTNTKEVLNDSSFEEVELNTVITVFSLDHLNIDSEMDLFNAAVRYSKAMEQKKNSDRSTSPSNEGQAHERVESPGPSTSKESSQVVNVESSAENSPAAAAEACRSCDGDSTTPAPDTKKPKTPPPDNKPTLRSAIEKIRFLTLTAQQFAEGPARSSLLTESEAFTVLMNILSTNSDVPMPTGFSTCRTPRKQLIGCGPSCNQMTTFVVDTPSPVAVEQVWGEGSRAPPASLPYPRPTRHENLWPVLGMVLDHTERHGGDLHKIYCRRAVLQQTDCLNTSVLDCSVTFMVDKNICLLGVQVPTQAPSEENAGTGGTASGYSELLYAHLLDADGARLTYTHYTSRVPYRHLLDILFNRPVYIQRNKVYKVGIVFNKVGWYPMGTCTQQVAAESVFFNFGIGQSSDSVRDGLIRSIIFTY; encoded by the exons ATGGGCGCACCGAGCGATTGGCAATTGGAATGTACTGAATTAAAGCAGAGAGGAGCTTATTTGCTTCAAACTGGTCAATGGTCAGATTGCACGTTCCTGGTGGGCAGTGAGCCCAACCAGGAAGTTATAGCTGGCCACAAGCTTATCCTAGCGATGGCCTCGCCCGTCTTCGAAGCTATGTTCTATGGGGGCATGCCAGAAAGGAATGATCCCATACCTATTTTGGATGTTCAAATTGATGCTTTCAAGGATCTTTTAGA ATACATATACAcaggaaatataaatttatgttcaTTTGATAAAGCTTGTGAATTATGTTATGGTGCCAAGAAGTACATGTTACCTCATTTGGTGAAGGAATGCACACGGTACTTGTGGTCAGATCTTTATCCCAGGAATGCATGTAGGGCTTATGAGTTTGCTCGACTTTTTGACGAAAATGTTCTTATGGAAAAGTGTTTACAG ATAATCAGTACAAACACAAAAGAAGTGCTAAACGACAGTAGTTTTGAGGAAGTTGAGTTAAATACAGTTATAACTGTGTTCTCTTTGGATCATCTGAATATTGACTCAGAAATGGATCTCTTTAATGCTGCCGTGAG gTATTCAAAAGCGATGGAACAGAAGAAAAACTCTGACAGAAGCACAAGTCCATCAAATGAGGGCCAGGCCCATGAGAGAGTTGAGAGCCCTGGACCTTCCACATCTAAAGAGAGTTCACAG gTGGTAAACGTGGAAAGCAGTGCCGAGAACAGCCCAGCCGCAGCGGCGGAGGCTTGCCGCTCTTGTGATGGTGATTCCACCACGCCTGCTCCAGACACTAAGAAACCAAAGA CACCGCCACCAGACAACAAACCGACACTCCGGAGTGCGATAGAAAAGATCAGGTTCCTCACCCTCACGGCCCAGCAGTTCGCGGAGGGACCAGCCCGGTCCTCGCTGCTGACTGAGTCGGAGGCCTTCACGGTCCTTATGAATATCCTGTCCACTAACTCGGATGTGCCCATGCCTACTGGGTTCTCTACGTGCAGGACGCCGAGGAAACAGCTGATCGGATGCGGACCTTCTTGTAAT CAGATGACAACGTTCGTGGTGGACACGCCGAGCCCGGTGGCGGTGGAGCAGGTGTGGGGCGAGGGCAGCCGCGCGCCGCCCGCCAGCCTGCCCTACCCGCGGCCCACCAGACATGAGA ACCTATGGCCAGTGCTAGGCATGGTACTAGACCACACAGAACGACACGGAGGTGACCTGCACAAGATCTACTGCCGCCGCGCTGTGCTGCAGCAGACGGACTGCCTTAACACTAGTGTGCTCGACTGCTCTGTGACCTTCATGGTGGATAAGAATATCTGCTTATTGGGAGTGCAG GTGCCAACACAAGCGCCGAGCGAGGAGAACGCAGGCACGGGCGGTACCGCGAGCGGCTACTCGGAGCTGCTGTACGCGCACCTGCTGGACGCGGACGGCGCGCGGCTCACCTACACGCACTACACCAGCCGCGTGCCCTACCGCCACCTGCTGGACATCCTGTTCAACCGGCCCGTGTACATCCAGCGCAACAAG GTATACAAAGTGGGGATAGTGTTCAACAAAGTGGGTTGGTATCCGATGGGCACATGTACGCAGCAAGTGGCGGCTGAATCGGTGTTCTTCAACTTTGGAATTGGGCAAAGCAGCGATTCCGTACGGGATGGACTCATACGGTCTATTATATTCACGTACTAG
- the LOC123705788 gene encoding type II inositol 1,4,5-trisphosphate 5-phosphatase → MNHEEIRAVVQEKFLSSEKVTAFLSDAKVLHPDWVKKDRLLAIVEYGDEKAVFCLFSSCYPPKSFTDLSIEIVLPIDNSFKCEIDNKPSDPEAILYLNLQSRNNKFKFEIQMTPRVDNFVDDLFRGIEAVNKIPTQPEFVWLKKYSTKNEEDIITESIILPRSGISNMQTSAPVAIRESLIKRKMSDKESDYTFTKKFSIFCGTWNVNDKSPVIPLKGWLSVEKEPPDIYAVGFQELDLSKETFLFDQTFREDEWYCAVLNYVDKRAKYVKIEKVRLVGMLLIVLIKEQYFPFVRNVVCDTVGTGIMGKMGNKGGVAIRFDFHNTSICFVNSHLAAHVEEYERRNQDFRDICNRTRFPQTNQQPKAIKDHDHVYWLGDLNYRITELDPMAVKKLVNENNFAPVLEWDQLKQQHKNNNVFAGYHEGTITFKPTYKYDPGTDHWDSSEKHRAPAWCDRIFWKGERISQLAYRSHPALNISDHKPVSALFSSEIKIIDEEKYRKIYEEVIKQLDKLENELIPQVKVDVTEVDFGTVKYLELQTRTITIKNTGKLPVEFEFIKKLDETSFCKEWLIVEPYKKCICADETCEIQLKVLINKTSACKMNNGTDKLYDILVLHLYGGKDIFITVNGTYERSCFGCSIEVLVNLNMPIRDVPAGKMIELENKRDQCVTTQATYAIPKEIWFLVDHIYLHGLKEPNLFEQPGLHSEVLQIRDWLDNGSIDPVPGSIHSVAEALLLLLESTADPIIPYNLQAVCLRASVNYLQCKQIVMELPEFRKNVFLYLCEFLQEALQHSAENGLDPKTLSTLFGAIFLRDNPNIVQEPQSRINKQVIDKKKAQFVYHFLVNDHSDLIFTK, encoded by the coding sequence ATGAATCACGAAGAAATAAGAGCAGTGGTGCAAGAAAAATTTTTGTCCAGTGAGAAAGTTACAGCTTTTCTGTCTGATGCAAAAGTGCTCCACCCAGACTGGGTAAAGAAAGATAGACTTCTCGCCATCGTAGAATACGGGGACGAGAAAGctgttttttgtttattctcGTCATGCTACCCACCAAAGTCCTTCACCGATTTATCGATAGAAATAGTATTGCCTATAGACAACAGTTTCAAGTGTGAAATCGATAACAAACCGTCGGATCCTGAAGCAATCTTGTACCTGAATTTACAGTCTCGTAATAATAAGTTCAAGTTCGAAATACAAATGACACCGCGCGTCGATAATTTCGTGGACGACCTATTTAGAGGAATAGAAGCTGTAAACAAGATACCGACACAACCAGAGTTTGTATGGCTCAAAAAATACAGTACAAAAAATGAGGAGGATATAATAACTGAAAGTATAATTCTTCCGAGAAGTGGAATTTCCAATATGCAGACCTCTGCTCCAGTTGCCATAAGAGAAAGCTTGATAAAAAGGAAGATGAGTGACAAGGAATCAGATTATACATTTACTAAAAAATTCTCAATTTTCTGTGGAACTTGGAATGTAAACGACAAATCTCCTGTCATTCCACTGAAAGGGTGGTTGAGTGTAGAAAAAGAGCCCCCAGATATATATGCTGTGGGTTTCCAAGAACTTGACTTGTCAAAGGAGACATTCCTCTTTGATCAAACATTCAGAGAGGATGAATGGTACTGTGCAGTTTTGAATTATGTTGATAAGAGAGCCAAGTATGTGAAAATTGAGAAAGTAAGACTTGTGGGCATGTTGCTTATCGTCCTGATTAAAGAGCAGTATTTTCCTTTTGTCAGGAACGTAGTTTGTGACACAGTTGGTACTGGTATCATGGGTAAAATGGGAAACAAGGGTGGAGTAGCCATAAGATTTGATTTTCACAACACATCTATATGCTTTGTGAACTCTCACCTAGCTGCACATGTTGAAGAATATGAACGACGCAATCAAGATTTCAGAGACATATGCAACAGGACAAGGTTTCCGCAGACCAACCAGCAACCCAAAGCTATCAAAGATCATGATCATGTCTACTGGTTGGGTGACCTCAACTATCGCATAACTGAATTGGATCCTATGGCGGTAAAGAAATTGgtcaatgaaaacaattttgCTCCAGTCTTGGAGTGGGACCAGCTAAAACAACAGCACAAAAACAACAATGTCTTTGCTGGATACCATGAAGGAACCATAACTTTTAAACCCACTTATAAATATGATCCAGGGACTGACCATTGGGATTCCAGTGAGAAACACCGAGCTCCAGCTTGGTGCGACAGAATTTTCTGGAAAGGAGAAAGAATTAGTCAACTAGCATATAGAAGCCATCCAGCCTTAAATATAAGTGATCATAAACCAGTTTCAGCATTATTTAGctcagaaattaaaataattgatgaaGAGAAATACAGGAAAATATATGAGGAAGTTATAAAACAACTTGATAAGCTAGAAAATGAGTTAATACCACAAGTGAAGGTCGATGTAACTGAAGTTGATTTTGGCACAGTTAAGTATTTAGAATTGCAAACTAGAACAATAACTATAAAGAATACAGGAAAACTACCAGTTGAATTCGAGTTTATTAAGAAATTGGATGAAACAAGCTTCTGCAAAGAGTGGCTCATTGTTGAGCCGTACAAAAAGTGCATATGTGCTGATGAAACTTGTGAAATTCAACTCAAAGTCCTGATCAATAAGACATCTGCTTGTAAAATGAATAATGGGACCGACAAACTATATGACATTTTGGTATTACATTTATATGGGGGTAAGGATATATTTATCACAGTCAATGGAACTTACGAAAGAAGTTGTTTTGGCTGTTCCATTGAAGTACTTGTTAATTTAAACATGCCTATAAGAGATGTGCCTGCTGGAAAAATGATTGAGTTGGAGAATAAGAGAGACCAATGTGTTACCACCCAAGCAACTTACGCAATACCAAAAGAAATATGGTTTTTAGTTGACCATATTTATTTGCATGGGTTGAAAGAGCCAAACTTGTTTGAGCAGCCTGGCTTACATTCAGAAGTCTTGCAAATAAGGGACTGGTTAGACAATGGATCAATTGACCCCGTTCCAGGCAGTATACATTCAGTTGCTGAGGCTTTGCTGCTTCTACTGGAGAGCACAGCAGATCCAATCATTCCTTACAATCTACAGGCTGTCTGTTTAAGGGCATCAGTAAATTACTTACAATGCAAGCAAATTGTAATGGAGCTGCCAGAGTTCAGAAAGAATGTTTTTCTGTATCTGTGCGAATTTTTGCAAGAAGCGTTGCAACACAGTGCCGAAAATGGACTGGATCCGAAGACACTGTCAACACTTTTTGGCGCCATATTTTTAAGGGACAATCCCAATATAGTACAAGAACCCCAGTCAAGAATTAATAAACAGGTCATAGACAAGAAGAAGGCACAATTTGTGTATCATTTTCTGGTAAATGATCATAGTGACTTAATTTTTAccaaatag
- the LOC123705968 gene encoding uncharacterized protein LOC123705968 isoform X2 yields the protein MGAPSDWQLECTELKQRGAYLLQTGQWSDCTFLVGSEPNQEVIAGHKLILAMASPVFEAMFYGGMPERNDPIPILDVQIDAFKDLLEYIYTGNINLCSFDKACELCYGAKKYMLPHLVKECTRYLWSDLYPRNACRAYEFARLFDENVLMEKCLQIISTNTKEVLNDSSFEEVELNTVITVFSLDHLNIDSEMDLFNAAVRYSKAMEQKKNSDRSTSPSNEGQAHERVESPGPSTSKESSQVVNVESSAENSPAAAAEACRSCDGDSTTPAPDTKKPKTPPPDNKPTLRSAIEKIRFLTLTAQQFAEGPARSSLLTESEAFTVLMNILSTNSDVPMPTGFSTCRTPRKQLIGCGPSCNMTTFVVDTPSPVAVEQVWGEGSRAPPASLPYPRPTRHENLWPVLGMVLDHTERHGGDLHKIYCRRAVLQQTDCLNTSVLDCSVTFMVDKNICLLGVQVPTQAPSEENAGTGGTASGYSELLYAHLLDADGARLTYTHYTSRVPYRHLLDILFNRPVYIQRNKVYKVGIVFNKVGWYPMGTCTQQVAAESVFFNFGIGQSSDSVRDGLIRSIIFTY from the exons ATGGGCGCACCGAGCGATTGGCAATTGGAATGTACTGAATTAAAGCAGAGAGGAGCTTATTTGCTTCAAACTGGTCAATGGTCAGATTGCACGTTCCTGGTGGGCAGTGAGCCCAACCAGGAAGTTATAGCTGGCCACAAGCTTATCCTAGCGATGGCCTCGCCCGTCTTCGAAGCTATGTTCTATGGGGGCATGCCAGAAAGGAATGATCCCATACCTATTTTGGATGTTCAAATTGATGCTTTCAAGGATCTTTTAGA ATACATATACAcaggaaatataaatttatgttcaTTTGATAAAGCTTGTGAATTATGTTATGGTGCCAAGAAGTACATGTTACCTCATTTGGTGAAGGAATGCACACGGTACTTGTGGTCAGATCTTTATCCCAGGAATGCATGTAGGGCTTATGAGTTTGCTCGACTTTTTGACGAAAATGTTCTTATGGAAAAGTGTTTACAG ATAATCAGTACAAACACAAAAGAAGTGCTAAACGACAGTAGTTTTGAGGAAGTTGAGTTAAATACAGTTATAACTGTGTTCTCTTTGGATCATCTGAATATTGACTCAGAAATGGATCTCTTTAATGCTGCCGTGAG gTATTCAAAAGCGATGGAACAGAAGAAAAACTCTGACAGAAGCACAAGTCCATCAAATGAGGGCCAGGCCCATGAGAGAGTTGAGAGCCCTGGACCTTCCACATCTAAAGAGAGTTCACAG gTGGTAAACGTGGAAAGCAGTGCCGAGAACAGCCCAGCCGCAGCGGCGGAGGCTTGCCGCTCTTGTGATGGTGATTCCACCACGCCTGCTCCAGACACTAAGAAACCAAAGA CACCGCCACCAGACAACAAACCGACACTCCGGAGTGCGATAGAAAAGATCAGGTTCCTCACCCTCACGGCCCAGCAGTTCGCGGAGGGACCAGCCCGGTCCTCGCTGCTGACTGAGTCGGAGGCCTTCACGGTCCTTATGAATATCCTGTCCACTAACTCGGATGTGCCCATGCCTACTGGGTTCTCTACGTGCAGGACGCCGAGGAAACAGCTGATCGGATGCGGACCTTCTTGTAAT ATGACAACGTTCGTGGTGGACACGCCGAGCCCGGTGGCGGTGGAGCAGGTGTGGGGCGAGGGCAGCCGCGCGCCGCCCGCCAGCCTGCCCTACCCGCGGCCCACCAGACATGAGA ACCTATGGCCAGTGCTAGGCATGGTACTAGACCACACAGAACGACACGGAGGTGACCTGCACAAGATCTACTGCCGCCGCGCTGTGCTGCAGCAGACGGACTGCCTTAACACTAGTGTGCTCGACTGCTCTGTGACCTTCATGGTGGATAAGAATATCTGCTTATTGGGAGTGCAG GTGCCAACACAAGCGCCGAGCGAGGAGAACGCAGGCACGGGCGGTACCGCGAGCGGCTACTCGGAGCTGCTGTACGCGCACCTGCTGGACGCGGACGGCGCGCGGCTCACCTACACGCACTACACCAGCCGCGTGCCCTACCGCCACCTGCTGGACATCCTGTTCAACCGGCCCGTGTACATCCAGCGCAACAAG GTATACAAAGTGGGGATAGTGTTCAACAAAGTGGGTTGGTATCCGATGGGCACATGTACGCAGCAAGTGGCGGCTGAATCGGTGTTCTTCAACTTTGGAATTGGGCAAAGCAGCGATTCCGTACGGGATGGACTCATACGGTCTATTATATTCACGTACTAG
- the LOC123706259 gene encoding prolactin regulatory element-binding protein, producing MSRNRCDGLLAKVDFPLYTLQTLTNRHVIIAGGGGASNTGVANGFEIFELSHNGTRFVAEEVMRHETGPNVVMNCAVRSVQNRIYLAAGQESHCQLYKVNIRMVDAAEMRRGSFRAENGLVRRRRRTVSENDNISKMDSNCNTTEKRISFEIRPSDSVQTDFGEDPLQRVVTICPNGKLMATGGVDGKVRVWSFPLMQLLFELQGHTKELDDLDFSPCGKQLVSIAKDGQLLVWSTHGVAPPLRKITCTPPNGNKYLFRRCKYGTIEDKPDEYRMFTIANPLARSGKQRGLLQLWASGASMGASGASTGGEAARAVLCGESLSALAVRDDGRYVAVGTMFSGSVDIYIAFSLQRVVHVPRAHRMFVTGLAFLPARGCERGEGGGGGGVSRAIASRSDAALLSISVDNCLYVHTLPRRGTMPAWIAIVLIIFVLFCTFCLCSYLGI from the exons ATGTCTCGCAATAGATGTGATGGTCTTCTTGCGAAGGTTGATTTTCCCCTCTACACTCTGCAGACCCTCACGAATCGTCATGTAATCATAGCTGGTGGTGGTGGAGCATCGAATACAGGCGTCGCGAATGGATTT GAAATATTTGAACTCTCGCACAATGGTACCAGATTTGTGGCAGAAGAAGTAATGAGGCATGAAACCGGACCAAATGTAGTGATGAATTGTGCAGTTCGTAGTGTACAGAATCGAATATACCTGGCAGCGGGGCAGGAGAGCCACTGTCAGCTGTACAAAGTGAACATACGGATGGTGGATGCTGCGGAGATGAGGCGAGGCAGTTTTCGCGCGGAAAATGGTCTCGTACGTCGTCGTCGCCGCACGGTTTCCGAGAATgataatatttctaaaatggATAGCAATTGTAACACAACTGAGAAGAGAATATCATTCGAAATCCGGCCTAGTGATAGTGTGCAAACTGACTTTGG AGAGGATCCCTTACAGCGAGTGGTGACAATATGTCCAAATGGTAAACTGATGGCCACAGGCGGTGTGGATGGAAAAGTCAGGGTTTGGAGTTTTCCACTAATGCAGTTGTTGTTTGAATTACAAGGCCATACTAAAGAG CTAGACGACCTAGACTTCAGTCCCTGCGGCAAGCAGCTGGTCAGCATAGCGAAGGACGGGCAGCTGCTTGTGTGGAGCACACATGGAGTCGCACCACCGCTACGCAAGATCACCTGCACCCCGCCGAATGGGAACAAGTATCTGTTCCGACGGTGCAA gTATGGCACGATAGAAGACAAGCCGGACGAGTACAGGATGTTCACAATCGCTAACCCGCTCGCGCGCTCCGGCAAGCAGCGCGGGCTACTGCAGCTGTGGGCGAGCGGGGCCAGCATGGGTGCAAGCGGGGCCAGCACGGGTGGCGAAGCTGCGCGTGCGGTGTTATGTGGCGAGTCGCTGTCCGCGCTGGCGGTGCGGGATGACGGCCGGTATGTCGCTGTCGGCACCATGTTTAGCGGCTCCGTGGATATATACATCGCGTTTAGTTTGCAG CGCGTGGTGCACGTGCCCCGCGCGCACCGCATGTTCGTCACCGGGCTGGCCTTCCTCCCCGCGCGGGGCTGCGAGCGGGGGGAGGGGGGCGGGGGGGGCGGAGTCTCCCGCGCGATCGCCTCGCGCTCGGACGCCGCCCTGCTCTCCATATCCGTGGACAACTGCCTCTATGTGCACACGCTGCCGAGGAGGG GTACCATGCCAGCTTGGATCGCCATTGTCTTGATAATCTTCGTACTGTTCTGTACCTTCTGTTTATGTTcttatttaggtatataa